From Verrucomicrobiota bacterium, a single genomic window includes:
- a CDS encoding TrkA family potassium uptake protein, with product MRIVFLGASELAVRTTRLLLERRHEVVIIERERAVIDQLSDELDCGFLHGDGSRPDILREAGPTQTDLLFCLTNNDLVNIIASVIAKSLGFKRMVTKIEYRDYWNICHELGLTDTIIPTETISRYLADLVGGQDILELSTFVKGEARFFSFTVKSDNAGTKTGELDLPGDTRVICLYRHNELVFAEPESKLRDGDEVVMLTRAKHLGALRERYQPVGNR from the coding sequence ATGAGGATTGTGTTTCTCGGTGCGAGCGAACTGGCCGTGCGCACGACGCGGCTCTTGCTCGAGCGCCGCCACGAGGTCGTGATCATTGAACGCGAGCGCGCGGTGATCGATCAGCTTTCCGACGAGCTCGACTGCGGCTTTTTGCACGGCGACGGCAGCAGGCCCGACATCCTGCGCGAGGCGGGTCCGACACAGACCGACCTGCTGTTTTGTCTCACCAACAACGACCTGGTGAACATCATTGCCAGCGTCATCGCCAAGTCACTCGGCTTCAAACGCATGGTCACCAAAATCGAGTACCGCGACTACTGGAACATCTGCCATGAGCTGGGTCTGACCGATACCATCATTCCGACCGAGACCATCAGCCGCTACTTGGCCGATCTGGTCGGCGGGCAGGACATCCTCGAGCTGTCAACCTTCGTCAAAGGCGAGGCGCGTTTCTTCTCGTTCACCGTCAAGAGCGACAATGCAGGCACAAAGACCGGCGAACTCGACTTGCCGGGCGACACACGCGTCATCTGCCTCTACCGCCATAACGAACTCGTGTTCGCTGAGCCCGAGAGCAAACTCAGGGACGGTGACGAGGTTGTTATGCTCACGCGCGCCAAGCACCTCGGCGCGCTGCGGGAACGCTATCAACCTGTAGGAAACCGGTAG
- a CDS encoding PAS domain S-box protein yields the protein MVELHSQHTAKLAADLSNLMWGADAEGRTTFVSDALLKAAGYEEDTLTGGPLSSLLAGDDGAELSDDLAGQLLNSAHRLPLRLRTRDGATYRIAWDRLPKRDRDGQVTEIVGVARELLPALDPDPLRDAQLDLFDAARTCILGTRPDGAIVYANREAERVLGSASCSVEEALSRRAGPAPGRGGDDGQDAPAGAYDSLVGRNYFELLAPPDGSTSRCVDDASPRRAGPAPGRGDRGAWWRNTKDHIEACLGTHDYETTLLGRNGRRVVMRWSSAPHRSNAGAAPDLVFLFGLDVTEQRRRERDERVRGAIAALAGVSLGLDAYFDAVQLHLTELASFDAAAIVQCDGTAAAVEPLLVSGVAVGLPVDEEIVRAAVRDLQPYACFGATAEAGARGTTPGSYIVLPLVGGGKPLGAFVLAARDPNAFDERHVSFLETIGPDLARALQVHLLCEDLGKLRTAHRVLFAQATEGVLLLDAELRCIEANEAARRLLGAPGRKAVGRGIDALLVTDESLGADDARAVRRKLQELGRTSGCALGTFTLRRESAGGRVEVEAFGARSNGEFLVLLSDATNRNQARRELVERDRALAWFAHATGDAVALLRNGRIEEVNESLLALFGYTLAGELVGRALDVLYEPGQLGQVVKSDGRLPGQFTFTGRRRDGATVRIAAKATAFGDDDPATLLVLRNASTDERLEEHMYRAAQTAGIAELAGSTAREFNDLLVTMLGSATLARSFQPGDPRHAALLGGIRDAASRAAELTSQLLAASRGGRFVVEPVSLNQSVADVLAMIKACIPRGVRVTTGLMPGLPTVEGDPYQFDHVVLQTVLNAIEAMADKGSGDGGELAISTDIHEAGEEPDPDRPDVRPGSYVRLVVADSGPGMDHDTLRRVCEPFFSTKGAGRGLGMAAARSIVTHHNGFLSLTSSPGHGTEIEVLLPTHRIVQHAKEAT from the coding sequence GTGGTCGAACTCCACAGCCAGCACACGGCCAAGCTGGCCGCCGACCTCTCCAACCTGATGTGGGGCGCCGACGCCGAAGGCCGGACCACGTTCGTCAGCGACGCGCTCCTGAAAGCCGCCGGCTATGAGGAAGACACGCTCACCGGCGGGCCGCTCTCCAGTCTTCTTGCGGGCGACGACGGCGCCGAGCTGTCCGACGACCTGGCGGGACAGCTCCTCAACAGCGCGCACCGCCTCCCGCTGCGGCTGCGCACGCGCGACGGCGCGACCTACCGGATCGCCTGGGACCGTCTCCCGAAACGTGATCGCGACGGGCAGGTGACCGAGATCGTCGGCGTGGCGCGCGAGCTGCTCCCGGCGCTCGACCCCGATCCGCTGCGCGACGCGCAGCTCGACCTGTTCGACGCGGCGCGCACGTGCATCCTCGGCACGCGGCCCGACGGGGCGATCGTCTACGCCAATCGCGAGGCCGAGCGCGTGCTCGGCAGCGCGTCGTGTTCCGTGGAAGAGGCGTTGTCTCGCCGTGCAGGCCCCGCTCCAGGGCGCGGCGGCGACGACGGGCAAGACGCGCCCGCAGGCGCGTACGACTCGCTCGTGGGCCGCAACTACTTCGAGCTGCTCGCGCCGCCGGACGGCAGCACTTCGCGCTGCGTGGACGACGCTTCGCCTCGTCGGGCAGGCCCGGCCCCGGGGCGCGGCGACAGAGGCGCGTGGTGGCGCAACACGAAAGACCACATCGAGGCATGCCTCGGCACGCACGACTATGAGACGACGCTGCTCGGCCGGAACGGTCGGCGCGTCGTCATGCGCTGGTCGAGCGCGCCGCACCGCTCGAACGCCGGCGCGGCGCCCGACTTGGTGTTCCTTTTCGGACTCGACGTGACCGAGCAGCGCCGCCGCGAGCGCGACGAGCGTGTGCGCGGCGCCATCGCCGCGCTGGCGGGCGTCTCGCTCGGCCTCGATGCGTACTTCGACGCCGTGCAGCTCCATCTGACCGAGCTGGCGTCGTTCGATGCCGCCGCCATCGTGCAGTGCGACGGCACGGCGGCCGCCGTCGAACCGCTGCTGGTGAGCGGCGTCGCGGTCGGGCTGCCCGTTGACGAGGAAATCGTCCGCGCGGCGGTGCGTGACCTTCAGCCGTACGCGTGCTTCGGGGCGACGGCCGAGGCCGGCGCGCGTGGCACCACGCCCGGTTCGTATATCGTGCTGCCGCTTGTGGGTGGCGGGAAGCCCCTGGGCGCGTTCGTGCTGGCGGCGCGCGACCCGAACGCGTTCGACGAGCGACACGTCTCGTTCCTCGAAACGATCGGCCCCGACCTGGCCCGTGCGCTGCAAGTCCACCTGCTCTGCGAAGACCTCGGCAAACTGCGCACGGCGCATCGCGTGCTCTTTGCGCAGGCGACGGAAGGCGTGCTGCTGCTCGACGCCGAGCTGCGGTGCATCGAGGCCAACGAGGCGGCGCGACGCCTGCTCGGCGCGCCGGGCCGGAAAGCCGTCGGCCGCGGCATAGACGCCCTGCTGGTTACCGACGAGTCGCTTGGCGCCGACGATGCGCGGGCGGTTCGGCGCAAGCTCCAGGAGCTTGGCCGCACGTCGGGCTGCGCGCTCGGTACGTTCACGCTGCGGCGCGAGAGCGCCGGCGGACGCGTCGAGGTCGAAGCCTTCGGCGCGCGCTCGAACGGCGAGTTCCTCGTCCTGCTGAGCGACGCGACGAACCGCAACCAGGCGCGCCGCGAGCTGGTCGAGCGCGACCGCGCGCTCGCGTGGTTCGCGCACGCGACCGGCGACGCCGTGGCGCTCCTGAGGAACGGCCGCATCGAGGAGGTCAACGAGTCACTCCTCGCGCTGTTCGGCTACACGTTGGCCGGCGAGCTCGTCGGTCGCGCGCTCGACGTGCTCTACGAGCCGGGCCAGCTCGGGCAGGTCGTGAAGAGCGATGGCCGCCTGCCGGGCCAGTTCACGTTCACGGGCCGCCGGCGCGACGGCGCGACCGTGCGCATCGCGGCGAAGGCGACCGCGTTCGGCGATGACGATCCCGCCACGTTGCTCGTGCTGCGCAATGCGAGCACCGACGAGCGGCTCGAGGAGCATATGTACCGCGCGGCGCAGACGGCCGGGATCGCCGAGCTGGCAGGCAGCACGGCGCGCGAGTTCAACGACCTGCTCGTCACCATGCTCGGCAGCGCGACGCTCGCGCGCTCGTTCCAGCCGGGCGATCCGCGGCACGCCGCGCTGCTGGGCGGCATCCGCGACGCCGCCTCACGCGCCGCCGAGCTGACGAGCCAACTGCTCGCCGCCTCGCGCGGCGGACGGTTCGTCGTCGAGCCGGTCTCGCTCAACCAGAGCGTCGCCGACGTGCTCGCGATGATCAAGGCGTGCATCCCGCGCGGCGTGCGCGTGACCACCGGCCTCATGCCTGGGCTGCCCACCGTCGAGGGCGACCCCTACCAGTTCGACCACGTCGTGCTCCAGACCGTGCTCAACGCCATCGAGGCAATGGCCGACAAGGGGTCGGGCGATGGTGGCGAACTGGCGATCTCGACGGACATCCACGAGGCCGGCGAAGAGCCCGACCCCGACCGCCCCGACGTGCGGCCCGGCAGCTACGTGCGCCTCGTCGTGGCCGACTCCGGCCCCGGCATGGACCACGACACGCTGCGCCGCGTGTGCGAGCCGTTCTTCTCGACCAAGGGCGCGGGCCGCGGGCTCGGCATGGCGGCCGCGCGCAGCATCGTCACGCACCACAACGGATTCCTGAGCCTTACCTCCTCCCCCGGTCACGGCACCGAGATCGAGGTCCTTCTGCCAACGCACAGGATCGTGCAACACGCGAAGGAAGCGACCTAG
- a CDS encoding F0F1 ATP synthase subunit gamma, producing the protein TKSQLRQRAQQLRQDAITAELLDIIAGAEAVETEP; encoded by the coding sequence ACGAAGTCCCAGCTCCGCCAACGCGCCCAGCAACTGCGCCAGGACGCCATCACGGCCGAGCTCCTCGACATCATCGCCGGAGCCGAAGCCGTGGAAACGGAACCATAG
- a CDS encoding F0F1 ATP synthase subunit gamma, producing the protein MCQACAFTATFGFRCGQVSAIGQTALEARDLLASLVEEFYFIALYRAFVESLAAENGMRLQSMEAAKQNIDDTKSQLRQRAQQLRQDAITAELLDIIAGAEAVEHE; encoded by the coding sequence CTGTGCCAGGCGTGCGCCTTCACGGCCACGTTCGGCTTCAGATGCGGACAGGTCTCGGCCATCGGGCAGACGGCGCTCGAGGCGCGCGATCTGCTCGCCTCGCTCGTCGAGGAGTTCTACTTCATCGCCTTGTACCGGGCGTTCGTCGAGTCGCTTGCCGCCGAGAACGGCATGCGGCTCCAGTCCATGGAGGCCGCCAAGCAGAACATCGACGACACGAAGTCCCAGCTCCGCCAACGCGCCCAGCAACTGCGCCAGGACGCCATCACGGCCGAGCTCCTCGACATCATCGCTGGAGCCGAAGCCGTCGAGCACGAGTAG
- a CDS encoding glycoside hydrolase family 127 protein yields MKARFDALPRENVHLLDGEFKRRFDVNRHYLMSLATDALVFNHRIEAVLANSFRNDVLHGGWESPGCQVRGQFLGHWLSAAARIWASTRDAQIKAKADAIVAALAACQAQNGDGWVFSIPAKHLDKVVKKQQVWAPQYVLHKTLMGLYEMYAIAGNEQALDVLKKAAGWFVEWAARFTRDEMDDILDYETGGMLEAFADLYGLTGAPEHRALVERYDRRRLFDPVARNDDVLSLKHANTMIPEVYGAARAAEVLAAHGADDQRFRTIALKFWDAVVPSRMYATGGHTHGEMWSKPNELAGTLVEQNQELCTAYNMMWLSKYLFRWTGEAKYADYYERNLINAILSAQHPETGMITYYHAFKTGGVKKWGSRTNDFWCCYGTGVQAHAEYPNAIYFHAGDTLVVNLLTASRVEWAGLTLTQQTAYPENGKATIIVEKAAKGSRTILVRVPWWAPTGRGMAKAAISVNETPQMGLKPSSYCKIARRWKAGDRIEINYPMTLWACPMPDDKNLVAAMYGPMVLAGLVSEDTPIKGDPAKPSTWLEQLDGLRFRTKGQKTDLDFIPMWQVLDQKLGIYFKVKA; encoded by the coding sequence ATGAAGGCCCGCTTCGATGCGCTGCCGCGCGAAAACGTCCATCTGCTCGATGGCGAGTTCAAACGCCGCTTCGACGTCAACCGCCACTACCTCATGAGCCTCGCCACTGACGCGCTCGTGTTCAACCACCGGATCGAGGCCGTGCTCGCCAACAGCTTCCGCAACGATGTGCTGCACGGCGGCTGGGAGTCGCCCGGCTGTCAGGTCCGCGGTCAGTTCCTCGGCCATTGGCTCTCGGCGGCTGCGCGCATCTGGGCCTCGACGCGCGACGCGCAGATCAAGGCCAAGGCCGACGCCATCGTCGCCGCGCTGGCCGCGTGCCAGGCGCAGAACGGCGATGGCTGGGTCTTCTCGATCCCCGCGAAGCACCTCGACAAGGTGGTGAAGAAGCAGCAGGTCTGGGCGCCGCAGTATGTCCTGCACAAGACGCTCATGGGCCTGTACGAGATGTACGCGATCGCCGGCAACGAGCAGGCGCTCGACGTGCTCAAGAAGGCCGCCGGCTGGTTCGTCGAGTGGGCGGCGCGTTTCACGCGCGACGAGATGGACGACATCCTCGACTACGAAACCGGCGGCATGCTCGAAGCGTTCGCCGACCTCTACGGCCTCACCGGCGCGCCCGAGCACCGCGCGCTCGTCGAGCGCTACGACCGCCGGCGCCTGTTCGATCCCGTGGCCAGGAACGACGATGTGCTCTCGCTCAAGCACGCCAACACGATGATCCCCGAGGTTTATGGCGCTGCACGCGCCGCCGAAGTCCTCGCGGCGCACGGGGCCGACGACCAGCGCTTCCGCACGATCGCACTGAAGTTCTGGGACGCCGTCGTGCCCTCGCGCATGTACGCCACGGGCGGCCACACGCACGGCGAGATGTGGTCGAAGCCGAACGAGCTGGCCGGCACGCTCGTCGAGCAGAATCAGGAGCTTTGCACCGCCTACAACATGATGTGGCTCAGCAAGTACCTGTTTCGCTGGACGGGCGAGGCGAAATACGCCGACTACTACGAGCGCAATCTCATCAACGCCATCCTGAGCGCCCAGCACCCCGAGACCGGCATGATCACCTACTACCACGCCTTCAAGACCGGCGGTGTCAAGAAATGGGGCTCGCGTACGAACGACTTCTGGTGCTGCTACGGCACCGGTGTCCAGGCCCACGCCGAGTACCCCAACGCCATCTACTTCCACGCGGGCGACACGCTCGTCGTCAACCTGCTCACCGCCTCGCGCGTCGAGTGGGCGGGCCTCACGCTGACGCAGCAGACGGCGTATCCCGAGAACGGCAAGGCTACGATCATCGTCGAGAAAGCCGCGAAGGGCTCGCGTACCATCCTCGTGCGCGTGCCGTGGTGGGCGCCCACGGGACGCGGGATGGCGAAAGCGGCCATCAGCGTCAACGAAACGCCGCAGATGGGTCTCAAGCCGTCGAGTTACTGCAAGATCGCGCGCAGGTGGAAGGCGGGCGACAGGATCGAAATCAACTACCCGATGACGCTCTGGGCCTGCCCCATGCCCGACGACAAGAACCTCGTCGCCGCCATGTACGGGCCCATGGTGCTCGCCGGCCTCGTCTCCGAAGACACGCCCATCAAGGGCGATCCGGCCAAGCCCTCGACGTGGCTCGAGCAGCTCGACGGGCTCCGCTTCCGCACCAAGGGCCAGAAGACCGACCTCGACTTCATTCCGATGTGGCAGGTCCTGGACCAGAAGTTAGGCATCTACTTCAAGGTCAAGGCATAG
- a CDS encoding TrkH family potassium uptake protein, with protein sequence MGDIGDNVHADELSYAVRGRVIGRYVGQLCLVQAVLVFVPLVVALVARDLGFAWRSGASVVVLVVGGSLLGRLDAPRRLQSNEALVISALVFLIAPFMMLWPMMSAGIRFDDALFEAVSGVTTTGLSTAGTIEHRSAAFLFARAWAQWYGGLGVVALSLALVIRPGVVAKRLSLAMGADDDLVAGVRNHTRHVLTVYLVLTGFGFGLLMACGARPFGALTHTLAAVSTGGYSSYDASLVGLGGWPVRAATIFLGLTGAVSFTLYYRARRRLVGDLASDTELRTLLSTGLIVSALLLISIRLSMRMAWGPALGHSLAMGFSAQTTTGFATLDVAGLSAVSKLVLIGAMFIGGDLGSTAGGIKIIRLIVFARLVQVLFQRTAVSKHAVVEPRVCGKRLEPSGAIEALLIVLLFVGVIVVSWILFLAAGHGPLDSLFDVVSATATVGLSTGVTSGTLSPFLKGVLCFDMLAGRLEIVALLVMLYPRTWIGRRRAGP encoded by the coding sequence GTGGGCGACATTGGTGACAACGTTCACGCCGACGAGCTGAGCTACGCGGTGCGCGGGCGTGTGATTGGCCGCTACGTCGGCCAGCTCTGTCTTGTGCAGGCGGTGCTGGTCTTTGTCCCGCTTGTGGTGGCGCTTGTTGCGCGCGATCTTGGCTTTGCTTGGCGCTCGGGCGCGAGCGTCGTCGTGCTCGTTGTGGGCGGGTCGCTGCTCGGGCGGCTGGACGCGCCGCGCCGGCTGCAGAGTAATGAGGCGCTCGTGATCAGCGCGCTGGTGTTTCTCATCGCGCCATTCATGATGCTCTGGCCGATGATGAGTGCCGGGATACGCTTTGACGATGCGCTGTTCGAGGCGGTGTCGGGCGTGACCACCACGGGCCTCTCGACCGCGGGCACGATCGAGCATCGCTCGGCGGCGTTCCTGTTTGCACGCGCTTGGGCGCAGTGGTACGGCGGCCTCGGTGTTGTGGCGCTGTCGTTGGCGCTTGTGATCCGGCCCGGTGTGGTTGCCAAGCGCTTGTCGCTCGCCATGGGCGCGGACGACGACTTGGTCGCCGGCGTCCGCAACCACACGCGCCACGTGTTGACGGTGTACCTGGTGCTCACCGGGTTCGGTTTCGGCTTGCTGATGGCGTGCGGGGCACGCCCGTTCGGCGCACTGACACACACGCTCGCGGCGGTCTCGACGGGCGGCTACTCGAGCTACGATGCCAGCCTTGTCGGCTTGGGCGGGTGGCCGGTGCGGGCCGCAACGATCTTCCTCGGGCTGACGGGAGCGGTCTCGTTCACGCTCTACTACCGGGCCAGGCGCCGCTTGGTCGGCGACCTCGCCTCTGATACCGAGTTGCGCACGTTGCTCAGCACCGGGTTGATCGTCTCAGCGCTGCTGCTCATATCGATTCGGCTCTCGATGCGCATGGCATGGGGCCCGGCGCTCGGCCACTCGCTCGCCATGGGCTTTTCGGCGCAGACGACGACCGGGTTCGCCACGCTCGACGTAGCCGGGCTGAGCGCAGTTTCAAAGCTCGTGCTCATTGGCGCGATGTTCATCGGTGGCGACCTCGGCTCGACTGCCGGGGGCATTAAGATCATCCGCTTGATTGTGTTCGCGCGCCTTGTGCAGGTGCTCTTCCAGCGCACGGCGGTGAGCAAGCACGCGGTCGTCGAGCCCCGAGTGTGCGGGAAGCGCCTTGAACCGTCTGGAGCCATCGAGGCGCTGCTGATCGTGTTGCTCTTCGTCGGCGTTATCGTCGTCTCGTGGATCCTGTTCCTGGCGGCGGGACACGGCCCGCTCGACTCGCTCTTCGACGTCGTCTCAGCCACTGCCACGGTCGGGCTCTCGACCGGCGTCACCAGCGGCACGCTCTCGCCGTTCTTGAAGGGCGTACTGTGCTTCGATATGCTTGCCGGGCGACTTGAGATCGTCGCCCTGCTTGTGATGCTCTACCCACGAACCTGGATCGGAAGACGAAGGGCTGGACCATGA